The sequence gggtAAAAATTTGATACGGgtccaaacgggtcaggttgggtcggtttgggtaacatgTCGAAATGggtaatgggtcaaatgggtcaaataggTCCAAACAGGTCATATACTTTTACATTTGATTTTTTACGTTGATTATATTGTTTTAGTTATTGTTAATATTTATTATGTATATAAGAAAATAATAATTGATATAACCATTAATGCTTTCATAGATATTTAAATATTTCACGGATGAATCTTGTTatgctcgacccatttgacccattcacaagacccattagacctgtctctatttattgaactttaggatttgatacccatttgacccgttcttttatattttgtataagaTCCAATAAGTTGAAGAAAAATTCATTGGACCCATTTGACCCAAATATGAGagtatgggtctcaattgccaggtataTTATTAAGGCATTTGCTATAGGTGGAAATTTTGACCCGTTATTTATAAATGGTACGTTTAAGCTATGTTTAACGGGTCGAATGTATATCGCGTCAAGTATATATTTTTGGATAAAAGATGAATGGATGGAATGTATGTCGAGTCAAGTATATATTTTTAGATAAACgatgaatgggtcaaatgggtttaAACGAATTTGAAGTTACCTACAATTAAAATTGTAATTGTTTGAGTCTGTTAGGTTGTTTTATTTTCAGATTTAGATTATCATTGTAGTTATAATGTTTGGGAGGTGATTTATACAGCACTTTAAAAATGTTATGCACACCGCAATCATGCATAAATGATGTTAAATCATGAAATATTTTATCAATGACTGAGATATATTGTTTGACCAGTTGACTCCCAAGGAGGCCTATAGGTTACTTTCACATAGATTTCACGGAAAAGGGCCCGGCAAAAGGAAACAAGAAAAACGGAGGCGACAATACGACAAGGAGTTGAAGGTGAAGCAAATGAATAATTCAGACACACCATCAATGTCTGTTGAGAGAATGAAGGAAGCTCAATCTAagatgcataaaccttgtattgtTCTTAGTGGTCATGTCAAACCAGGGTATTACTTATCTTCTTTAATTGTTTATTAttcttatattattataaattataatataattagcaTATCATGTATAGATGAATGAATATTATCTTTTTAAATGGATCTGGTAACAAAATATTATTtacttattcttttttttttttttttttgattaatttgttTGTCAAATGAAAAGTTTACATTTGAGTGACAGATGACTTGGTAATTATTCATTTTTCTTTTAATGTCTTAAATTGTTTAGGCAAACGAGTGATCCGAGAAGTGGGCTTGCTACAATGGAGGATTTACCAGGGAGGTTGACACCCATGGTTGGTGATAGAAAGGTCAGTGCATCCATTTAGACCATCTTCTCTCTCTTGTAAACTTATTTGTGGAAATTTAATTTGTTAAGTTGTGATAAACCTCGCTTGTATGTTTTTACTTTCAGTTGGGTATAAAACGGAAGTCTAAGCCTGGAGATATGGGCCCGCCAAAGAAGCCTAAAACCTGAGTTGCTCGTGACGTTTGTTAGATTAATATCTACAATTTCTTGACTGGATCTCAATTATAGGAACATCTTACAAGACCATAATTGTTCACTATAGGTATATATGGAGACAACACTTCAGGATGATTTTTCCGTGTCGTCAGTTTTGTTGCTTGGATATGCAACTTTTTTTCTAGTAGTTTCTCAAGATAAACAACGTGGAGGATTTAGTTTTTAGATCAAAATTTAACCCTATGGTTTTGTGTTTTCTTATTACGTAATATACTAAAAATCTTAAGATCCTAAATGGAATGAAAATAATATTTAACTCGTTGATCTTGGTGGTTTCTTTTTGTATATGATGATATGCCATTGCAACAGCTACAGTTTTAATTTGAATGGGTTGGAATTTGGAAAATCTGTTGAAGATTTATTTACTACGTTTAATTTTTCGACGAATACTCATACGCATATTGCATTTTATACTACGTGCATGTGTTTACCCAAACACTACACATACAATTTCATCTGTCCCATAAAGTGTCATGTTTGACTTTTCAAGATCTTACTTTTAAAATTTTGATTTCGaatatttttatttatgttatattgTATTTGATGAAACTTATATGAATGATTCGGTTTTAAAATGTGTTTTCATTGATATaggtttcatcaaatattatatgacACAAAAAACATTTGAAGACAAAGTTATAGAAGTATGACCCTGAAAAGTCAAACATGGGTATTATGAAATGGCAGAGTAATACATATGACAAGAAGTGAAGACATTGAACCAATTATTATGGCAATGAAGTTATAAGATTATTGAGATAGATCATCATTATTCACCAACATTCTTTCTCATCCATTATGAGGAATTTTCTCCTAAtgaatatacatatacaaatacaataatatatatatatatatatatatatatatatatatatatatatacaatgcaAATGCCAACAAAGTTCACTTGTGTTTCATGGGTTCTGATTTACAAATGGGACACAGGTTCTTGATTGACAGCCACTTTTTGATGCATCCTACATGAAAATCATGTTTGCAACCTTTAAACATCCCAACATCATCCATGTTTGCATACTCTTCCTGCAACACCAATCAATCAGATTTGGTTCATAACACAGACCACAAACAAACATTTTATGCAAAATATGCATTCATAATATTCTAATCTCTACAACTTACCTAGCTAACATGTGGTAAAAAGCCTGCAATTCTATTTTAATCTCATAACCTAATAAACTTGCTAGCATGGACCGATCATCTGAGTTAGATGTATGTATCAAAGACAGTAAAAAGTAAACTTTTTTACCCCTCTAAACTTTtccttttatatataatataatcacCGCCTTGTAATCCTTATATTATACTTTGTTGAACATAAACTTTCATACAGAAAAATGATATCGAATTAGGTTGTATATATGTCTATGCAGATAATCAAAACTATTTATTTATTTTGACTAAGAATTCAGAATGGATAATATGAAATCTCACCAAGCAGATCACACATGTTCGTTCCTCTTGTATTTGATCAGAGGAACAATATATCGATTCTCTTAAACACTTCGAGATCATATCCTCCGACAAGCCGGTGTTCACGGTTCCAATCCGTTCCCCGAGTGCAAGAAGCTCCTGTAATTTTCCAATTAAACAAGAGACGGAGAATGTAACAAAGAATAATTATGTTAAAATTTGCTGACCTCATAGCTCATGTCATCTATGTCAAGCCTCATTTCCCGATGATGATCAAACAGATTTCTTGATCCGAAGGCGGATTGTTCCATAATCATGAGACCCTACAATTACATAAATTAGTTTTATACACAAAGATCAAGTGGGTTACATTGCATTGACAAATTTGCTTATATCTCAGATGCTGACCAAGTTTAACTTTGACCGATTTCCCGATTAATCCCGAGTTTGGGCCGATATCATGTAGAAAATTTGCAAGGTCTTCAACAAGGACATACCTCAGGAGATTGTTGATCATGAGCATTTGCGTCCTCAGAAAATGATGTATATCTATCAAACGACATCCTTGATCGTGCATTTCGATCGCTCGAATGCCAGACGATCGTAGATCTCGGATGCGGGGACAAATAATGCTCGTTGGTTAACTGCAAACCTTCATCTGCAGTCCCCAATTGTAGGCTGCTAGACGAAGCCCTCAAACTTGGGTCAGATCTCTGAATATAGTTCCTCCAAGTTCCTCCAACATTTTGCATTTCGGTACACATAAAATCTTGAGGGACATTTTCGCTAAAACTACCGCTTTCAACAGAGAACGGATTTAACTCGTGACCTGCAATTCAGAATCATTTATTAGAAACTAATggagttatttttattatatatatgtatatgcatgtatgtatatatagtgaAGGGATCCAGAGCGAACTAAGGGTGATAGAGAACCCATAGAACCCACAAATTGAGCACAATTTGCACACATATTGAGtcaatctgcacacagattgagCTCAATCTGTTCCATACAGATTGAGTTTAAAGTTCTCTGAGTTCACTCCTACCCTTGGTTCTCTCtgagtgtgtgtgtatatatatatatatatatatatatatacatacatacatacatacacacacacgcacatatatatatatatatatatatatatatatatatatatatatatatatatatatatatatatatatatatatatatatatatatatatatataagtgggtAAGAATTTTACAATGAACAAAAGGTGTATTAGTTGGATTCCACTGACTCATTGACCCGTTCGAAGAATCATCCACGGGTGGACCGTTAGGTGTAGTCCTGCTTTTAACATTCCTATGAGAATTTTCATCACCGTAAACGGGCTTCACGTTATTACGATAATCCCACCGGGTACGAAAAAAGTCCATATTACGAGTTTCTTCCCACGGGCTAGTGTGCATAGAGATATTAGACGAACTACCACCAACATGATGGTTGATATATCCGTTCGTACCATCGGTTGAAGTATCCAGGCTTTTACGTTTACGACGCCATCTTTCATTACTAGTCCTAATGTCAAACGAATCGTCCTCGTTAACTGGTTGACCGTTGTAGCTGGATGAAGGTGCATGATTCCCGTTAGTTTCGGGCCGTGTAGGAAGATCTGATGGGCCAGAAGTGTCTTGTTGATCATGCTGTGTTTGGTTGTTATTAGATATTGAAGAATATGCATTTGATACAGGAGAAGAGTTACAATTAGAAGCATAATCTTCTCCGTTTATCGACATGTTATTAGCTGGATATGTATGAGAACTGCTTTCAGCAGCATCACTGTGTGCTGAAAATTAGATTTGAAAAGTTTTATCAGATAAAAAAATGTGAATTATGTGGTACGAAATAATCAGAATCTAATAAACACTTATAAATTATAAGAAGCTTTAGTGTATGGATGTGGCTGATTTGATTGAAGTTGTTATAATAAGATAATCACTTGTACAGATGTCTGAAGTAATTTATATGTTGGTTAAAAAAATTAaagcttttatttttttatgtttgacCCGTTAGAGACAAAACATGCCCATATCAATCCACACAAAATCAAATTGGTTAAAAATGACAACTTTACTTGTAAGTCACACTAGGGCCTAGATAGACATAGGCAGTCCAAAAACTGGCGACATAAGATTCAAGAAAGAAGTATAAGTTAAAAAGGTTGTAAATTTGGGTACCCGTTTGATCACAGGGATGATCCGTCAAGTTCCATCTCTGATCATTTTCAGTCTCAAACATAATCGACGGGCTGAAAACATGTCGATGCCCCATGTTATGGGGAACAAAAAATCAGGATAATTTATTCCCAACTGCAGTCAACAAAATTATAAAAATGTCAAAagatattacaacaaccaaaatcgaaACAACACCTTGACAATAGCATAAGAATCAAATATGCACCAAAACTGCCATTACATAGACATAAATTGAGGCAATGACGTACATTAAAGCTTGgggtatttatttatgttatattacaagcACAACAAAATATATAGCATATGCAAGTACACAACAAAATCTCACCTTATAATTCAATATTAATAAAAAGTTATCTACTACAATACAATGTGAATTATCATCATGAGGTGAACATTTTTAGGAGAAACTTTTATTGCCAAATGAACAACAAAAAAACATAATTAAATTTAACCAAAACAGAGACATATAAGCATCATTCTATATCTCAGCAGATATAAAAATGTAAACATTTAACAATTTATATTGACAATCATagaaaaaattaaaattataaatccaACAAAAACCTGCAACATAATTCATGATCGTTAATTAATTCCTTAATTGACCGAATCAAATAAAAACGTAAAACTTACAAAACAAAATTGAAGTCAGCAACAAGTTTTGATGATCGATTGATTGTTAGTTAAAATTAAAGAAAGGAAGGAAAAAAAGGTACCTAATTTATGCAAAGGGGGGGTATATTCGGTGGAATGATGAAATGGGCGTGTGAGAATTGGACAGATAGAAAGAACTAGTGTtacaaccctcgcttcgcgccggggttcggttttcaatgtattatattgcgtttagtttgtaaaattattttgtggctaacgatgatatcgttgaagcgcaactcgagtcgaactaaaaggtataatccgtgaaagatttaaatgttattttaaattaacaatatatgtacatctccgcgtttcactatggaattgtcgacttttaaaaatttaacgcaaaatcgacgtgtatgaaaagtacctcaaatatttagcgttttttaaaaagcgtctgatttgcgtatagttagtgacagtgtgctcctaaaattgtttcgagtttaacgatggtttcagaaaaatttaactcggtgcgagcgagaagatatggcccgttgaatatttgggtgtagtttttttaaatttttttatgaaaatgagtatttgacactttactccctgtttgggggtcgattttaatatttgaacaaactatgagggtttttttttatttaaaaaaggtGGAAAAGGGGGAAAAAAGTGAAAGAACGAAAGCACCGCTGGCGACTATTATTTatttttgtctattaggtagtatataaagtatgtagTCGATTTATAACGAATGAGGAGTTTAacggttaaagtataaaatgttgaaagtttgtgataagtttgtaaaaaccataaaattagatattatatatttgtttgggactaaaatgtaagtaagtaaaagaggGGGGGCGTTTTGTGAAACTTGTGGGTTACTATTCACGTGacctttgccttttagatataagGTATAATATAAGAAGGTAAGGTGGGTTGGTTTGGGTATGAATTGGAATAGATGAAAGACGTCCGTAAAGTGATGGCACTTAATTTTGGATTTTGGGGTTCCTTTGATTTATTTGAAgtttgcaacaacaacaacaacaacaccactaTTGTATGGGAGGTGAGAGGTAAACAATCCTTcctttatccgagaataaaaacaagtcatttattGAAGTTTGCATTTAGCTAAATTTCATTTTTGACTTGTTTATATCTTAATTTTTTATAACGGCCCGAGAGGAATCGAATGCTTTCATTTGCATTAACGCACGCTATATAGGAAATTTCAAGGATCGAACTCAggttgcttgacaactaatcgcgGGTCCAAggttgcttgacaactaatcgTGAAAATCATTAAATGTAGAATGTTGAACAATACATGATGTTGATTTAACTTttaatactgaatcatttagaattAAATTTATCTTTTAACCATTAAACATATAGAGCATTAATAATCTGTTTATGTACAACTCATAATTCAATAAGTAAAAGTGTTATTTTCTTTGTCACTTAATCCGGAAATTATTCTGTTTTCAAGACATAAAATCAGACATCCATTCCCAAATTGAGCCAAATGGAAACAAAATTTAATACATAAAAAAGTAAAAAACCTCTAAGTTTTATGTAATATCATCCTTAAATCATATCCAAAACATTTAACAGACAACTATATTGAATTTTTTTATTCATTATcacgttaataaggtaattttaccaAATTCACGTCGTTCCTTCAAAGTTATTATCAACCAGtttattttcattcagaaccaaCTTTATTCAGAAATTTCAAATCAttcgaaaaaaaattatttttattctgCATCTTTAAAAAAGAGATTCTTGGTGAAAAAATTTATTTCTATTCTTCATCACTTGGTGAAAAATATATAATAAAGAGTGTTCTACTTATTGTCATCACAATGGGGACATATAACGATATGGAGGTCGATGTCCCTTTTGTCTAACTCGATTCTAACTGGTAGTCTTCGTTTCAATGCTCTTCACATGaacactgtagcgaccccgacaaatcgtcaagtgacggcgtcggctacgtgggtcccattacctgattataagtctttaagataacgtttgaccaaaatatgtcgccttcatttcaaaataaggattgttttaaagtttacaagaattgttcaaccaaaagttaagttacaacgttataagtacgattgaaatctaggcgacacggtttaaagtaaagtcaaaagacgctccatgaaatgcatgtatactcgacatcggatgcaagtatcaaatagtaagcggaagcatgtttcacatatcgtgcatgacctgagaaaaacatagaaatctgtcaacgaaaacgttggtgaaatcataggtttaagtaagtaagtacaagtgaaccacaagatttgcatcaatgaaataatagtaatacattccaaaagtttgtttcacgagcacccaattatcaatgcttaacatttccttccattgaaccccatcacttagtgctagaacatacactgtttctcgaaaatatatttcattcgtaaacggtagcgaaccgtttgaatgagggtttgtcaaacccatatggatccatacaacataagttctcgcttacacccggcaagtgt comes from Rutidosis leptorrhynchoides isolate AG116_Rl617_1_P2 chromosome 4, CSIRO_AGI_Rlap_v1, whole genome shotgun sequence and encodes:
- the LOC139842084 gene encoding uncharacterized protein, giving the protein MGHRHVFSPSIMFETENDQRWNLTDHPCDQTAHSDAAESSSHTYPANNMSINGEDYASNCNSSPVSNAYSSISNNNQTQHDQQDTSGPSDLPTRPETNGNHAPSSSYNGQPVNEDDSFDIRTSNERWRRKRKSLDTSTDGTNGYINHHVGGSSSNISMHTSPWEETRNMDFFRTRWDYRNNVKPVYGDENSHRNVKSRTTPNGPPVDDSSNGSMSQWNPTNTPFVHCHELNPFSVESGSFSENVPQDFMCTEMQNVGGTWRNYIQRSDPSLRASSSSLQLGTADEGLQLTNEHYLSPHPRSTIVWHSSDRNARSRMSFDRYTSFSEDANAHDQQSPEGLMIMEQSAFGSRNLFDHHREMRLDIDDMSYEELLALGERIGTVNTGLSEDMISKCLRESIYCSSDQIQEERTCVICLEEYANMDDVGMFKGCKHDFHVGCIKKWLSIKNLCPICKSEPMKHK